Within the Borrelia parkeri genome, the region GGAAAATCCAATATAGAAGTATACTTAGATAATAAACTTATTGAAAATAATATGATTTACATAGACAAGATTAACTATACATTATATACTAATGTTGCATACAGGAAAGAGGTTTTATTAAACATAGTGCTAATAAATCAAAAAGGCGATAAGGCATATTTTAGTAAAAAATTAGATCTTGGAGGATAATAGATGTTGCAAATATATTTTATATCTGTTTTACTTAATATCTTGGGGGGGATAGTGCTAGCATTCCCAATTTTGGGAGAAAGATTTAAGTGTTTAATCATCTTTGAAGAATTTATAAATTTAATTAACAATAACAAAAATGTAAGAAGCATTTTTGGCACAATATTTTTAATAGCTAGCATCTTTGAAATAATCATACCTTATGATTTGCCAATAATTGGAAATTTACTTCCTGCTATCAGTTTATTTTTTATTGGTTTCATCCTCTTTTTAAGTCAAAAAATGCCCACAAGCCTTCAAAATAATAAAGAATATGGAAAATTCAAATCTTTAATTGAAAGCAATAAAAAAGTAATAGGAATCTTAGCATTAATTATTGGAATAATTCATTTTTTTGCACCAAGAGTACCTTTTCTTTAAAAATTAGCTTCTGACATACAACTTTAATTGTAATTCCAAAAAATAAGACAATGAAATAAATCAAAAGGATATTTTAGATAAATGTAAAAACTAAAATTTTATTGTTAAACTCACCTACATATAAATGTAGTATAATATACAAAAATGATTAAAAATAAAGAAATCATAATAAATCTTAAAAATTTAGAATATAACATAACCGCAATTAAAAATCATATTCAAAAAAGAGAATTAGTAGCCACACTAAAAGCTGATGCATACGGACATGGACTTATTCAGACATTTAAATTTTTAAAAGAAAAAGGGATAAATTATTTTGGTATTTTTTGGATAGATGAAGCTTTAAAGATTAAAAAAATAGACAAAAGAGCGAATGTATTGCTCTACATCAACACAGATAAAAGTGCAATAAAAAATCTAGTTAAATTCGATATTACACCCTTTGTTGCTGACTCTCAATATTTATCACTAATAGAACAAGAATGTAGAAAACAAAATAAAAAAATCAAGGTTCATTTAAAAGTTGATGTTGGAATGAATAGATATGGAATCAAAATAGAAAATGCTCTTAATCTAGCAATGCAAATTCAAAATTCAAAATTAGTAGAATTTGAAGGAGTTTGCACACATTTACCAATAACAGAAAATAGAAAAATTACTCAGTCACAAATCAAAAAATTTGTTCATTTTATAAACGAACTTAAGACCAAGAATATAAAACCAAAATTCATTCATACCTCTAACTCAGAACACATAACAAACTATCCAATAAGTGAAAAATTTAATATGGTACGACCAGGACTTATCTTATATGGATATCATCCAAATTCAAATAGCTTAAACAATAATTTACAACTTAAACCCGTACTAAGCTTATATTCAAAAATCATATTTCTTAAAAAGATAAAAAAGGGAGAACAAATATCATACTCTGGTCTATTCACAGCAAAAGAAGATATGCAAATTGGACTTTTACCAGTTGGATACTTCGATGGAATTCCACAAAATACATCTAACAATTTTTATTGTATAATAAGAGATAAAAAATGCTTCATTAGAGGAAAAATATGTATGAATATTTCAATAATAGAAATCCCTAAAGATCTAAAAATTAATATAGGAGAAAAAGTAGAAATTACTTCCGAAAGATTAAGCTTAGACATACTTAGCAAAGAATCTGGTATGAGTAAATATGAAATACTTTGTTCCATTGGAAAACATGAGAAAAAGAAATATTTATATTAAATTACCTAAAGAATCAAACTTTTGAAAATCAACTAAATTTCCTTTACTATCATAAATCCATTTATAAACCGAAATCCCCCCAATATCATCTCTTAGCCTTAAATCTGGACCATGATTTGTTTTTTTTGAAATCTTGCCAAATTTATTATACTCATATTTATACACACTAACACCGTGAATATCATCTTGTAACTGGCCTAGATTGCCAAAATTTTTCTGACTAATAAGTCTATTTTGTTTATCATATTCATAAGCATACTCAAAAACAGCACCCCGATCTGCAACCAAAACCCCACTCTTAGAATAATTACTCTTCAAGATCAAATTGCCATTAACATCATATACAAATTTATATCTAAAAACACCTGCAAAATCATCTATAGGATTATCAAAATCTCCATAATGCTCTTGAGATTTAAGAAGGCCATCTTCATTATAAGCATACTTATAAATCATCACCCCATTGGAATCACTAATTAAATTAAAATTTTTATCAAAAAAAAGATTTTCAATTAAATAAAACTTATTATCATACTTATAACTATAAACTGCAATACCCTTAAAGTTATTCATTATTTCATATTTTTCCTCATAACTAGCAGGAATATCACTATTATAATTTTTATTTATTCTATTACTATAATTTATTACCCTTTTTTCATTATTTTGCATATAAAAAATGGTTTTTCTCATAGCATAACCATTCTGACTAACGGTTAAATTATTATTAGCATCATAATTATACTCCTTATAAAAATAGTCCTTTTCTTTTAAATTATATTCATATCTATATATTGCTACATTATTTTCATCGGGAGTTAAATTATTTTTAATATCATAATTTAAAATTTCAATGAGCTTGCCGTCAAAATCATAACGATACGTCTTTATTGCAACAGAAAAAGGGTTTGCATACAAAGAAACTACCGGATCTAAATATTCTTCCCTTATAATATTATGTGAACTGTCATAAGTTAACCTAAAACCATATATTCCATTCTTAGCCTTAATATTATAATTGTTATCATCGTAATATAAAACTGTTTTCCTCCGATCAGAATCATCATAAATAATTTTAGTATAATAAACATCATTTAAATCTTTAATTTGAAAACCAACCTCACTAAACCTATAAACATAAAAACTACTATCATCATTGTAAATAAAATGATAATAAGCAATTCCATACTTATCCCTTATAATCTCATTGGATTTATTATAATTAAAAATACTCTTCGGTCTGCCATTTGGAAAATATTCTATTTGTTCAACATAAACATCTTTTAAATTCTTAGCAGCAAAACCTCCATTTAAAAATAATCTCCTTTCTATATCCTCAGAATATTCTATTTTGATCTGATTTGCACCAAAAAAAGAAGGAATTAAAATATTAAGTTTGCCAACATAATCAACAAATACAAGCCTGCCATCATCATAAGTAAATTTATATCCACACTCTTCTTCCGCATTTTCTTTACTGATCTCATATTTCCCGATTATCCTATAATTAATATCATAATCAGCAAACCTATAATAAATTTCTTCTGCAAAAAGAGCACAAGACACAAAAAACATCACCAAAAACATAGTCATTCCTTGATCAATCAACCTTATTTTGATAAATTTATTATACAATAAATTAGTTTAACTAGGAGTTTAATATGGCAAAAATTTCTAAAAATGCTCAAAGAAGTGGTTCTAAAGAGTTATTAAGCAGGTGGGGCGGAAAAATTATAATGAAGTCTAAATTTGAAAATGGTAAAATAAAACACTATGCTGAATGTCAAACCTCAAAAAATACAGCAAGAAGACCTAAAGATTTATTTTAAAATTTATTTTTTATTCAATTTATCTTCAAATTTCAACCAAGCTTCATCTTGTTCACTTTTAGTATAGGCCCTATTTAAGGTTGCTTCCTTAGGGGTTTTGCCTTTTCTAACATAAGAACTCCTAATTTGCTCTCTTAGCTCTTCTTTTTGTTTTCGTCTTTTGTCCAGTTGTCTTTTCACTCTTTCATTTGGATCAAAAAGCTCAGCATGATTTTTAACAACAATCTTAGAATTTAATCTAGATAAAGCCTCTTTATAACTCTGCTGCCTCCCTGTTAAGAATAACACAAGCCTCTTTAACAAAGGCAAATCTCTATAAGCAGCATCTAAAAGATTAGATAGATCAACTTTATAAATCTTATAAAGTGGTAAAAATGTATTACTATTTTTAAAATATTTAGCGGCTTCAGTTTTGATTATATCCTTAAGATGCGTCTGAATATTCTGTGTTTTAGAAACTCGTTTATAATGCGAAACAATAAAATCAAGAAATGCGACCTTATTTTTTAAACAATAATCATTTATATCATAATTAGCAATAAATTCAATCAATGTTTTTTCAAGACCTTTTTCTGTTAACATAGTAGAAGAATTCTTCCCACTATTAAATATTTTCACAAATTCATTTCTCAACTTATCCCTAATATCAACTAAAATTTGATCGAATTCCTTTAAAAACATAGAATAGGCACATGGCTTATACAAATACATTCCAGATTTAATACTAAATATTTTGGGTAACGAACCCTTAATGTTGGACTCAAAAAAGTATTCATTAGCCGTTTTTAAAAAATATTCAGAATCAGATAATCCCTCAGCATGCTCTTGAAGAATATTTTTAAATTCTTCAATATTAATAAATCTCGGTTTAAACTCTATTGTTTTTTCAATTGATTTCAAAGTTTCATCAATTTTAATGCTTTCTA harbors:
- the alr gene encoding alanine racemase, which translates into the protein MIKNKEIIINLKNLEYNITAIKNHIQKRELVATLKADAYGHGLIQTFKFLKEKGINYFGIFWIDEALKIKKIDKRANVLLYINTDKSAIKNLVKFDITPFVADSQYLSLIEQECRKQNKKIKVHLKVDVGMNRYGIKIENALNLAMQIQNSKLVEFEGVCTHLPITENRKITQSQIKKFVHFINELKTKNIKPKFIHTSNSEHITNYPISEKFNMVRPGLILYGYHPNSNSLNNNLQLKPVLSLYSKIIFLKKIKKGEQISYSGLFTAKEDMQIGLLPVGYFDGIPQNTSNNFYCIIRDKKCFIRGKICMNISIIEIPKDLKINIGEKVEITSERLSLDILSKESGMSKYEILCSIGKHEKKKYLY